A window of Maioricimonas rarisocia genomic DNA:
TCCTTCAGCGCCTCGCGTACAGCCGGGTAGTCGACGTCCCCATCGCCGATCTCGACATCGAATCCCTTCCACAGGCCGGCGTTCTTCTGCAGGTCGCGGCTGTATTCCTTGATGTCCAGCTTGACGATGCGGCTGCCGAGAATACGGATCCAGTGCTCGGGCCAGCCGAAACGAACGACGTTGCCGCAGTCGAAGTAGACGCCGACCGCGGGGCTGTCGATCTCGTCGATAAACGTCGCCATCTCCATCGGGCTGAGGAGAAAGCCGTTCCAGACGTTCTCGACGAGCAGGCGAATGCCCTGGTCCTCAGCATACGGGGCGGCTTCCTTCAGGCGGGCGAACCATTCGCGGTAGTTCTCGTCGTACTGACGGCCCTTGTTGACACGGCCGGCAACGACCAGCACCGACGTGCCGCCGTACTGCTTCGAGAGATCGACGGCCGTGCGGATATCCGGGTTCGAACTGTTCACCACGCCGTGAATCGGCAGGCCGACCTCGTCCCGTGCCGCGAGCACTTCGTCGCGGTTCTCGTTCGCCTTGTCCACGGTTCGAATCTCGACGCCGTCGTAACCGAGGTCCTTGAGCATCTGGAACTTCTCGCGGACGGACAGCTCCGGCGCCTGGATCATGTGGTACTTGACCGCTTTGCGGATCTTGCCGGTAAACTCGCCCGCCCGAATCTGCGACGGCACGAACGCTCCTGACGCAGCAGCAGCAGCGGTCGTCAGCGTGGCGGAGAGGAAGTCGCGGCGGGAGATGTTGAGTGGCATGATGACCTCGTGGCTGTCGGTCGGCGGGACATCGAACGGGCGGAAACCAATCGAAACGGGCCCGCGATGCTGACTATACCGGACGATCAGAAGCGAACCAACGGAGCCCCGCGGGATCGGAAGGTCGGATTGCAGGACAGAGAGTCAGGTGTCCGACGGCCCCTGAGGAAACCCGAGCAGCCGGCGGACGGTGTCGTAGTCGTTCGGCGTATCCATGTCCTGCAGGACGAGCGGGTCGTTCGTGGGCATCGTCTGGACGTTCACATCCGGCTGGCGCAGCAGCCAGTTCAGGCCCTGATCCGGAGGAATCGCGGCAACGCGTTCGGCCAGAGACCAGCGGAAGATCGTCGGATGCCCGCGGCGGCCCTCGTACTCCGGGACGAGAACGTCTGCCTCGCAGGTCTGCCACGCTTTGCAGAGCGTCGCCAGAAGCTCCGGCTTCAGGACCGGGTGATCGGCGGGTACCAGCATCCAGCCGTCGTCCGGTCGCGGCCAGAGCTTGTCACGTGCCTCATCCAGCAGATACTTGACGCTTGTCCGCATGTCGGGGGGATCGGCAGCCGGCTGCACGGTCATCGTTACCCGATCCAGGACCGCCTCGACGAGATCCGCATCATCCATGCGGGCCAGCAGGAACACGTCATACAGGTCGGCGGTCCGCAGCGCGTCCAGCAGCCAGTCGATGACCCTCCGGTCCCCCAGTGGAAGCAGCAGTTTCGGGCGTCCCATGCGGCGACTGCGCCCCGCCGCGGGAATCAGGGCGCAGATTTCTCGCGCGGTTTCGTCGTCCGGTTCCTGATCGTACATGACATTTGACTCTGATATGCGTGATTCAGCGGCCTTCGTCGCCGGGCAGCGGCGGACGGGGATCGGGCGGGAGACCGGTCGGCATCCCCGGCGTCCAGAGCAAATGACTGCCGGAACTGGTTGGTTGTTTCTTGAGCGTGTCGATCATCAGTTCAAGCCGATCGGCCACCTTCCCGTGAAAGGTGTCGGAGTCATCAATGGCTCCTGCCGGCAGTCCGGTGAACAGCTCCGCCGCCTCGTCGAGCGTTTTGACTGCCCAGACGTGAAACTGTCCCTCTTCGATCGCACTGACGACGTCGGGGCGCAGGACCAGGTTCTTGACGTTGGAGTGGGGAATACAGACTCCCTGGGTGCCGGTCATGCCGGTTTCGCGGCACACGTCGAAGAAGCCTTCCACCTTTTCGTTGACGCCGCCAATCGCCTGCACCTCGCCCCACTGGTTGATCGAGCCGGTCACCGCGATGTCCTGCCGCAGAGGAATTCCTCCCACGGCACTGAGCAGACAGAGAAGTTCGGTCACCGATGCGCTGTCGCCGTCGATGCCCCCGTAACTCTGCTCCATCGCGATGCTGGCCGAGAGGGTGATCGGGTGTTTCTTGGCGTACTTGTTGCGGATGTAGCCGTCGATGATGAGCAGCCCCTTGTCGTAGGTGCGGCCGCTCAGCCGGCTTTCCCGTTCGATGTTGATCAGGCCGGACGCCCCAATGCCGACGCTCGCCGTCACCCGGGACGGACGCCCGAAGGAATAGTCGCCCAGATTGGCGACCGCCAGGCCGTTGATCTGTCCGATCGCGGTCCCGTCGAGATCGAAGATCAGCGTTCCGTCGGAGATCAGTTCACGAATCTTTGTGGCAACGAGATTCGAGCGGAAAATCCGTTTCTCGTGTGCCTGGCGAACGTGTTCGGAATCAACCTGCTCGGCACCGTCCCGGCGGGCCCAGTAGTCGGATTCGCGAGCAATATCGCCCACATGCGTGAACTCGGTTGAAATCTTGCCCCGGTCATCCGTCAGTCGGGCACCGCTGATGACCAGCTCGGCGACGGCGTCGGCCGTAAACGGCAGCAGACCTTCGGTGTCGGACAGTTTCCGCACGAACTGGCCGTACAGCTGCCCCGCATCGGAATCGCGGGTGATCTCGACATCGAAATCGGCTTTGACGCGAAAGACCCGCGAGAAGTCCTCGTCGTACAGGCAGAGCAGGTGATAGATGAGCGGAGGACCGGCGGCGACCAGTTTGACGTCCAGCGGAATCGGATCGGGCTTGAGAGCGGAAACGGTGAACATCGAGAACGGGTCATACGTCTCGATTTCGACCTGACCACTCTTGAGGGTCCGCTTCAGTTCCTTCCAGACGAACGGCTCGCCAAGGGCGTCGGTGATGTCGAATACCAGATAGCCACCATTCGCCCTTAACAGGCTGCCCGGCTTAATGCGGGTGAAGTTCGTCGTCACCCGTCCGTGCCGGTCGACGACACGCTCGATCGTGCCGAACAGATTCCGGTAATTGGGGGCGTTCTCGATAATGACCGGCGGCCGATCGCGGGTGCTGTTATCGATGACGACGTTGACCTGGTAGTCCATGAACCGCTGCTGCTCGTGCAGTTCGTGCCCTTCGAGGAGGGCCTGCAACTTGTTGGGCGGCATCTTCTCGACTTCGCGGAACCGGTCGAGATGCTCGATGATGTCGTTCTTGAGCGTCTCGAACCATTTCTGCAGCCGTTCGTTGTCGAACTGCCGGGCAATCGCAGAAATGAGCGGCTCGACGAGGCGTCGGGCAAACTTCCGGGCGACCTCCCGCACGTCGGAGGTGAGTTCCTTCTGGATGTCTGTCTGCTGTTCGAGAACCTTCGCGGCCGTCTCGACGAGCTGCTCCTGGTGGGATTCCAGATCGGCCAGTTCGTCCGGAGAGAGCTGCTGAACCTCTTCCTGCGTCATCGGCCGCCCTTCCTTGAGCGGGATGAACAGGATCTCTCCGTCCGGCAACTGTTTGACCGTCATGTTGTGTTCTTTGGCGAGCGTTTCGAGCTCGTTGAACACCGCCTCGCCCCGTTTGCGATACTCCTGTCGCAAACGGTCTTTCTCCTTGCCGAAATCTTCCTCCCGAAACGCCTTGGGGAGTGCGTTCACCAGCGTTTCGACGAGGTTCTCCATCGCGTCGCGAAGCTTGACGCCTTCCCCCGGGTTGAGAGAAATCGCGAGAGGTCGATCCGGCTCTTCGAAATTGTTCAGGTAAACCCAGTCGACCGGTGGCGTGTGAGAGGTGATCCGCTCGCAAACGGCCTGTTGCAGCAGATCGAGCTTGCCGGTCCCGGTCATGCCGGCCGCAAAGATGTGGTAATCCTGGTGTCGGATCCCCACGCCCAGGTCGAGTGCTTCGAGAGCGCGGGGTTGCCCGATGATCTCGTCGAGCGGCTTGAGCTGGCTGGTATCCTCGAATCCGAACTGGTCGGGAGCAATCTGAAACCGGACGTCGTCGAAGGAGAGTTCGTAGCGGCCAGGAGAATCAGTCATGCGTCAGGCGATCTGAATGCTGGTGTGTCCCGTCGCTTCCTGTCGGTCCGGATTCCGGTCAGTTTCGCAGGTCGACCGCACACCCTCCGCCCGGCCCTGCTGCGAGGAGGAGACTCTGGTGTTGCGGCGATCGCAGCGACGACTCCTGCCGCCACGATCCATTCGGCCCCGCGTCGATCGTCACGACACGGCGCCCCGGCCAGGCTCAGGCTGATTCGTGTGCTGTTTCCGGTTCCGCGCCGGAATCGTTCGTCTGTCGTTTGGGAAGTCGGATGCTGTAGGTTCCCTGTTGCTGCGTGATGGTGATCTGGTCGGCGTCGACCGGATGATCCAGCTGCAGCCGACGACAGAAGCTCCCCTGCCGTCGTTCGATCCAGACCCCCCGTACCGACTTCTGCTCCCGGCGTGACGCCCGCGATCCGCAGATGGTCACGATGTCGTCTTCGACCTCCACTTGCAGTTGTTCCGGCGGAACGCCGGGCAGATCGGCCTCGATGACATAGGCATCGTCCGACTCGAAAACGTCGAGCTCCGGCGACCACAGTGGCTGTGATTCCTGCCCACCACACATCCCGCCAATAAAGTGATTGAACGCGTCGTCGATCTGCCGGTCTGCATCGAGCAGGCTCAGGCGAATCGACTTCCAGGGAAACAGTTCCATGTCCGCCAGCTCCACCGTGTCTATGACGGCAACCGAATTCTCCCAATTCGGAGATTGAACGTTCGCCGTGCCAGTGCGTACCGTCATTATTCCAACGTGGCTGGACAACACAACAGGGGACGGGCAATCCGGAACCGGCAATTCCCCGGTAGCAAGGACGACATCGATGGTTTCGAATGACCCGGCCGACCTGTCGCTTCCCCTCGAAAACGAAACGGTTGCCCGTTGCTTCGAGGAAATCTCGACACTGCTTTCCGAGCAGGATGCGAACCCGTTTCGCGTGCGGGCCTATCAGCAGGCAGCCCAGACGATCCGCGGTCTCGATCGCCCGCTCGTGGAGATCCTCGAAGTGGATGGCCTGCCGGGGCTGATCCGCCTGCCGCACATCGGCGAGTCACTGGCACGGGCGATTAACGAACTGGTACACACCGGGCATCTGCGAATTCTGGACCGGCTGCGAGGTGAACATGAGCCGGAGCGGCTGTTTACGACGATCCCGGGGATCGGCCGCGACATGGCCTCCCGCATTCACGACCTGCTGGGGATCGAAACGCTGAGTGAACTGGAAGCGGCGGCGTACGATGGTTCGCTCGAGCGGGTTCCCGGCATGGGAAAGAAGCGGATTCGCGCCGTTCGGGATGCGATGGCGTCCCGGCTGCAGCGTCCTCGCCCGGCCGTCCCCGAAGTCCGGTCGCCTCAGCACGGCACGCAGCCGTCTGTCGCCGAGATCCTGGATGTCGATGCCGAGTACCGCGCCCGTGTCGAACGGGATTCGCTGCCGCGTGTCGCTCCCCGCCGGTTCAATCCGACAGGTGCAGCATGGCTGCCGATCCTGCATACGCACCGTGATGACCGGCATTACACGGCGTTGTTCTCGAACACCGCGCGGGCTCACGGGTTGGGGACGGTCCGCGACTGGGTCGTCATTTACCGGGACGACCATGGCGGCGGCGGGCAATGGACGGTGATCACGGCTCGCTTCGGACGATTGAAGGGGCAACGGGTCGTGCGGGGCCGGGAGGATGAGTGCGAGCGGCTGTAAAGCGGTGAAGGGTGAATGCTGCGAGTTGCGTCGATCGGCAGGCTGGGACTGGTCCCGGCATCTCGGCCGCGGGGCTGGTCCGTCCATGTCAGGGTGTGTCGCGGCAGGCCGCCCCGGAGCATCCCACGGCAACGGACGCGCCGAACCCTGACCGGTCCGCGACGCACCTTCACATGTCACACGCGAACGACGTACGACGGTGCGTCGCCTCCGGCGACGGCACCCTACACCAGCCGTGCCGGCGCAGCGACTGATAGGGCGCAAAGCTATCGACGGCGGCAACAGCCGGCCCTGCGGCGACCGGTCCCACGGCGTAGAGACGTAGGCTGGGACTGGTCCCAGCACCTCGCCCGCAGGGCTGGTTCAATTAATGTAGGGTGTGTCACGGCAGGCCGCCCCGGTGCGCCCCACGGCAACGGACGCGTCGAACCCTGGCCGGTCCGTGACGCACCTTCGCATATCACACGCGAACGACGTACGGCGGTGCGTCGCCTCCGGCGACGGCACCCTACAGCATCCGAGCCGGCGCAGCGACTGATAGGGCGCAAAGCTATCGACGGCGGCAACAGCCGGCCCTGCGGCGACCGGTCCCACGGCGTAGAGACGTAGGCTGGGACTGGTCCCAGCACCGCGCCCGCAGGGCTGGTTCAATTAATGTAGGGTGTGTCACGGCAGGCCGCCCCGGTGCGCCCCACGGCAACGGACGCGCCGAACCCTGACCGGTCCGCGACGCACCTTCACATGTCACACGCGAACGACGTACGACGGTGCGTCGCCTCCGGCGACGGCACCCTACACTTGCGGTGCGCCGCGGCCCACTCACGCGTTCCGTTTGGCGAGAATCTCGTGCAGCAGGCGCGGCGGCGACATCGGCAGTTCGTGCATGCGGACGCCGACCGCATTGGCGATCGCCGCACCGATGGCGGCAGGCGGTGGACAGATCGGCACCTCACCCACGCCGCGGACTCCGTACGGATGATCCGGATTCGGCACTTCGACGATGATCGTGTCGATCATCGGCAGGT
This region includes:
- a CDS encoding Lon protease family protein; this translates as MTDSPGRYELSFDDVRFQIAPDQFGFEDTSQLKPLDEIIGQPRALEALDLGVGIRHQDYHIFAAGMTGTGKLDLLQQAVCERITSHTPPVDWVYLNNFEEPDRPLAISLNPGEGVKLRDAMENLVETLVNALPKAFREEDFGKEKDRLRQEYRKRGEAVFNELETLAKEHNMTVKQLPDGEILFIPLKEGRPMTQEEVQQLSPDELADLESHQEQLVETAAKVLEQQTDIQKELTSDVREVARKFARRLVEPLISAIARQFDNERLQKWFETLKNDIIEHLDRFREVEKMPPNKLQALLEGHELHEQQRFMDYQVNVVIDNSTRDRPPVIIENAPNYRNLFGTIERVVDRHGRVTTNFTRIKPGSLLRANGGYLVFDITDALGEPFVWKELKRTLKSGQVEIETYDPFSMFTVSALKPDPIPLDVKLVAAGPPLIYHLLCLYDEDFSRVFRVKADFDVEITRDSDAGQLYGQFVRKLSDTEGLLPFTADAVAELVISGARLTDDRGKISTEFTHVGDIARESDYWARRDGAEQVDSEHVRQAHEKRIFRSNLVATKIRELISDGTLIFDLDGTAIGQINGLAVANLGDYSFGRPSRVTASVGIGASGLINIERESRLSGRTYDKGLLIIDGYIRNKYAKKHPITLSASIAMEQSYGGIDGDSASVTELLCLLSAVGGIPLRQDIAVTGSINQWGEVQAIGGVNEKVEGFFDVCRETGMTGTQGVCIPHSNVKNLVLRPDVVSAIEEGQFHVWAVKTLDEAAELFTGLPAGAIDDSDTFHGKVADRLELMIDTLKKQPTSSGSHLLWTPGMPTGLPPDPRPPLPGDEGR
- a CDS encoding helix-hairpin-helix domain-containing protein; translation: MVSNDPADLSLPLENETVARCFEEISTLLSEQDANPFRVRAYQQAAQTIRGLDRPLVEILEVDGLPGLIRLPHIGESLARAINELVHTGHLRILDRLRGEHEPERLFTTIPGIGRDMASRIHDLLGIETLSELEAAAYDGSLERVPGMGKKRIRAVRDAMASRLQRPRPAVPEVRSPQHGTQPSVAEILDVDAEYRARVERDSLPRVAPRRFNPTGAAWLPILHTHRDDRHYTALFSNTARAHGLGTVRDWVVIYRDDHGGGGQWTVITARFGRLKGQRVVRGREDECERL
- a CDS encoding sugar phosphate isomerase/epimerase family protein, with translation MPLNISRRDFLSATLTTAAAAASGAFVPSQIRAGEFTGKIRKAVKYHMIQAPELSVREKFQMLKDLGYDGVEIRTVDKANENRDEVLAARDEVGLPIHGVVNSSNPDIRTAVDLSKQYGGTSVLVVAGRVNKGRQYDENYREWFARLKEAAPYAEDQGIRLLVENVWNGFLLSPMEMATFIDEIDSPAVGVYFDCGNVVRFGWPEHWIRILGSRIVKLDIKEYSRDLQKNAGLWKGFDVEIGDGDVDYPAVREALKEIGFSGWATAEVKGGGRERLEEIARRMDEALSL
- a CDS encoding nucleotidyltransferase family protein is translated as MYDQEPDDETAREICALIPAAGRSRRMGRPKLLLPLGDRRVIDWLLDALRTADLYDVFLLARMDDADLVEAVLDRVTMTVQPAADPPDMRTSVKYLLDEARDKLWPRPDDGWMLVPADHPVLKPELLATLCKAWQTCEADVLVPEYEGRRGHPTIFRWSLAERVAAIPPDQGLNWLLRQPDVNVQTMPTNDPLVLQDMDTPNDYDTVRRLLGFPQGPSDT
- a CDS encoding Hsp20/alpha crystallin family protein, whose translation is MELFPWKSIRLSLLDADRQIDDAFNHFIGGMCGGQESQPLWSPELDVFESDDAYVIEADLPGVPPEQLQVEVEDDIVTICGSRASRREQKSVRGVWIERRQGSFCRRLQLDHPVDADQITITQQQGTYSIRLPKRQTNDSGAEPETAHESA